The sequence below is a genomic window from Acidimicrobiales bacterium.
GCGAGCAGCTCCTGCTCGCGGGCCTCCATCACCTCGGCCTCGGCGTCGGCCTCGTGGTCCATCCCGCACAGGTGCAACACGCCGTGGACGACGAGGAGCGCGAGCTCCGCCTCGTAGGTGCCGGCGTGCTCGGGGGCGTTCGCCGCCGCGACCGCCGGGCAGATGACGATGTCGCCGAGGAGCAGCGGGACCCCACCGGGCGAGCCGGGCGCGAGCGGCTCGCCCTCGATCGGGAAGGAGAGCACGTCGGTGGCCCCGGGGTGGCCGAGGTAGCCCTCGTTCAACTCGGCGATCCTCTCCTCGTCGACGAAGTGCACCGACAGCTCGACGTCGCCCGAGAGCCCGACCTCACCGAGCGCCGCGCTCGCGAGCGCCGCCCAGCGCTCGACCTCGACGGGGTGCTCCTCCTGGTCGTCAACGACGAGGACCTCGATCGGCACCTCAGCCGGCAGGGCGGTCGGTGGCGGCGCGCACCGGCACCGGGCGACGGCCGCCGTGGGTCGGGGCGGGGTCGGGGGTGACGGCCTCGTAGGCGGTGACGATGTCGCGCACGATCCGGTTGCGCACCACGTCGGACTCGCCGAGGTGCACGAACTCGAGGTCGGGGACGTGGCCGAGGATCGCCTCGAGGCCGACGAGGCCCGAGCGCCCCCCCTGCACGTCGATCTGGGTGACGTCACCGGTGACCACCGCCTTGGTGCCGAAGCCGATGCGCGTGAGGAACATCTTCGTCTGCTCGGGGGTGGTGTTCTGCGCCTCGTCGAGGATGACGAAGCTCGAGTTGAGCGTCCGGCCGCGCATGAAGGCGAGCGGCGCGACCTCGATCGTGTTGCGCTCGAGGAGGCGCTGGGTTCCCTCGGGCTCGAGGATGTCGTAGAGGGCGTCGTACAGCGGGCGCAGGTAGGGGTCGACCTTGGCCATCAGGTCGCCGGGGAGGAAGCCGAGGCGCTCGCCGGCCTCGACCGCGGGGCGGGCGAGGATGATCCGGCTCACCTGCTTGGCCTGCAGCGCCTGCACCGCGAGCGCCACCGCGAGGT
It includes:
- the ybeY gene encoding rRNA maturation RNase YbeY, translating into MPIEVLVVDDQEEHPVEVERWAALASAALGEVGLSGDVELSVHFVDEERIAELNEGYLGHPGATDVLSFPIEGEPLAPGSPGGVPLLLGDIVICPAVAAANAPEHAGTYEAELALLVVHGVLHLCGMDHEADAEAEVMEAREQELLALHFRAGGPT
- a CDS encoding PhoH family protein, which produces MPSTPLKILVPGNDLMVGLLGERDELLRLVEAEFDETTIRVRGNEITIDGPDATRVGKVFDELVAQLEKGQWLDAAHVGRTIEMVRQDVRPSEVVGEIVRGARGQPVRPKTAGQRRYVDAVARNTITFGIGPAGTGKSYLAVALAVQALQAKQVSRIILARPAVEAGERLGFLPGDLMAKVDPYLRPLYDALYDILEPEGTQRLLERNTIEVAPLAFMRGRTLNSSFVILDEAQNTTPEQTKMFLTRIGFGTKAVVTGDVTQIDVQGGRSGLVGLEAILGHVPDLEFVHLGESDVVRNRIVRDIVTAYEAVTPDPAPTHGGRRPVPVRAATDRPAG